The Taeniopygia guttata chromosome 22, bTaeGut7.mat, whole genome shotgun sequence genome has a window encoding:
- the STARD7 gene encoding stAR-related lipid transfer protein 7, mitochondrial isoform X1, with protein sequence MWRPLAALAARGASAGASAGASAGACPAPAPLPLLLLALLGRRRACGRARRARQRGGTGEAAGGGTGSGGTGGGGTGGGRWGRPRGRTGLMAALGAGAFVWDGQRIEEEELRRSAQELQQLEHPEDFPEQERGWEPLLERERFRLWRRPIPGSGLFQYRVFGSYTDVTPRQFFNVQLDTEYRKQWDSLVLKLEVLERDPATGSEVIHWVTQFPYPMYSRDYVYVRRYSVDPDRQLMVLVSRAVEHPGVPEQPEHVRVRSYESHLVIRPHRGFDENGFDYLLTYSDNPQTVFPRYCLSWMVSSGMPEFLEKLHSAALKAKKMELELRDCLSPAKGPEPCGTARLEYA encoded by the exons aTGTGGCGGCCGCTGGCCGCGCTCGCCGCCCGCGGGGCCTCCGCCGGGGCCTCCGCCGGGGCCTCCGCCGGGGCCTGCCCCGCGCCCgcgccgctgccgctgctgctgctggcgctgctcggccgccgccgcgccTGCGGGAGGGCGCGGCGGGCCCGGCAgcgcggcggcaccggggaggcggcgggaggAGGAACCGGGAGCGGCGGAACCGGGGGCGGCGGAACCGGGGGCGGCCGCTgggggcggccccgcgggcggACGGGGCTGATGGCGGCGCTCGGTGCCGGAGCGTTCGTGTGGGACGGGCAGCGCATcgaggaggaggagctgaggcG GTCGgcgcaggagctgcagcagttgGAGCATCCCGAGGATTTCCCGGagcaggagcggggctgggagccGCTGCTGGAGCGGGAACGGTTCCGCCTCTGGCGCCGCCCCATCCCCGGCTCGGGGCTCTTCCAGTACCGGG TTTTCGGCTCCTACACCGACGTCACTCCCCGGCAATTCTTCAACGTCCAG CTGGACACGGAGTACCGGAAGCAGTGGGACTCGCTGGTGCTGAAGTTGGAGGTGCTGGAGCGCGACCCCGCCACCGGATCCGAGGTGATCCACTGGGTCACCCAGTTCCCG TACCCGATGTACTCCCGCGATTACGTTTACGTGCGGCGCTACAGCGTCGACCCCGACCGACAGCTGATGGTGCTCGTCTCCCG GGCCGTGGAGCACCCCGGCGTCCCCGAGCAGCCGGAGCACGTCCGCGTGCGCAGCTACGAATCCCACCTGGTGATCCGCCCCCACCGCGGCTTCGACGAG AACGGCTTCGATTACCTGCTGACGTACAGCGACAACCCGCAGACCGTGTTCCCTCGCTACTGCCTCAGCTGGATGGTGTCCAGcg GGATGCCGGAattcctggagaagctgcactCGGCGGCGCTGAAGGCGAAGaagatggagctggagctgcgCGATTGCCTCAGCCCCGCCAAGGGCCCCGAGCCCTGCGGCACCGCCCGCCTCGAGTACGCCTGA
- the STARD7 gene encoding stAR-related lipid transfer protein 7, mitochondrial isoform X2, whose translation MWRPLAALAARGASAGASAGASAGACPAPAPLPLLLLALLGRRRACGRARRARQRGGTGEAAGGGTGSGGTGGGGTGGGRWGRPRGRTGLMAALGAGAFVWDGQRIEEEELRRSAQELQQLEHPEDFPEQERGWEPLLERERFRLWRRPIPGSGLFQYRVFGSYTDVTPRQFFNVQLDTEYRKQWDSLVLKLEVLERDPATGSEVIHWVTQFPYPMYSRDYVYVRRYSVDPDRQLMVLVSRAVEHPGVPEQPEHVRVRSYESHLVIRPHRGFDENGFDYLLTYSDNPQTVFPRYCLSWMVSSGMPEFLEKLHWGKG comes from the exons aTGTGGCGGCCGCTGGCCGCGCTCGCCGCCCGCGGGGCCTCCGCCGGGGCCTCCGCCGGGGCCTCCGCCGGGGCCTGCCCCGCGCCCgcgccgctgccgctgctgctgctggcgctgctcggccgccgccgcgccTGCGGGAGGGCGCGGCGGGCCCGGCAgcgcggcggcaccggggaggcggcgggaggAGGAACCGGGAGCGGCGGAACCGGGGGCGGCGGAACCGGGGGCGGCCGCTgggggcggccccgcgggcggACGGGGCTGATGGCGGCGCTCGGTGCCGGAGCGTTCGTGTGGGACGGGCAGCGCATcgaggaggaggagctgaggcG GTCGgcgcaggagctgcagcagttgGAGCATCCCGAGGATTTCCCGGagcaggagcggggctgggagccGCTGCTGGAGCGGGAACGGTTCCGCCTCTGGCGCCGCCCCATCCCCGGCTCGGGGCTCTTCCAGTACCGGG TTTTCGGCTCCTACACCGACGTCACTCCCCGGCAATTCTTCAACGTCCAG CTGGACACGGAGTACCGGAAGCAGTGGGACTCGCTGGTGCTGAAGTTGGAGGTGCTGGAGCGCGACCCCGCCACCGGATCCGAGGTGATCCACTGGGTCACCCAGTTCCCG TACCCGATGTACTCCCGCGATTACGTTTACGTGCGGCGCTACAGCGTCGACCCCGACCGACAGCTGATGGTGCTCGTCTCCCG GGCCGTGGAGCACCCCGGCGTCCCCGAGCAGCCGGAGCACGTCCGCGTGCGCAGCTACGAATCCCACCTGGTGATCCGCCCCCACCGCGGCTTCGACGAG AACGGCTTCGATTACCTGCTGACGTACAGCGACAACCCGCAGACCGTGTTCCCTCGCTACTGCCTCAGCTGGATGGTGTCCAGcg GAATGCCGGAattcctggagaagctgcactggggaaaagggtga
- the TMEM127 gene encoding transmembrane protein 127, translating to MYPGAAAVGAAGARRRRGAAALPKQPERSLASALPGALAVTALCTALAEPAWLRIHGGTCARQELGVADVLGFVQPELLRDFCMNPQTVLLLRVIAAFCFLGIVCSLGAFLLDVFGPKHPALKITRRYAFAHILTVLQCATVIGFCYWASELLLAQQQQHKKYHGSQVFVTFAVSFYLVAGAGGASILATAANLLRHYPSEEEEQALELLSEMEEAEPYGPDYEVVNQFQPPPAYTP from the exons ATGTacccgggggcggcggcggtgggcgcggcgggcgcgcggcggcggcgcggcgcggcggcgctGCCCAAGCAGCCGGAGCGCAGCCTGGCCTCGGCGCTGCCGGGCGCTCTGGCCGTCACCGCGCTCTGCACCGCGCTGGCCGAGCCCGCCTGGCTGCGCATCCACGGCGGCACCTGCGCCCGCCAGGAGCTGGGCGTGGCCGACGTGCTGGGCTTCGTGCAGCCCGAGCTGCTGCGAG atttctGCATGAACCCGCAGACGGTGCTGCTGCTCCGCGTCATCGCCGCCTTTTGCTTCCTGGGCATCGTCTGCAGCCTCGGCGCGTTCCTGCTCGACGTCTTCGGGCCCAAACACCCGGCCCTGAAAATCACCCGGCGCTATGCCTTCGCCCACATCCTCACAG tgctgcagtgcGCCACGGTGATCGGCTTCTGCTACTGGGCgtcggagctgctgctggcgcagcagcagcagcacaagaaGTACCACGGCTCCCAGGTCTTCGTCACCTTCGCCGTCAGCTTCTACCTGGTGGCCGGCGCGGGCGGCGCCTCCATCCTGGCCACGGCGGCCAACCTGCTGCGGCACTACCCcagcgaggaggaggagcaggcgctggagctgctctccgAGATGGAGGAGGCCGAACCCTACGGTCCCGACTACGAGGTGGTCAACCAGTTCCAGCCGCCGCCCGCCTACACGCCCTGA
- the CIAO1 gene encoding probable cytosolic iron-sulfur protein assembly protein CIAO1 isoform X1 yields MPEALSLLCRISAHPESRCWALAWSPSGALLASCGGDRTVRVWGREGSGWACRAVLADGHQRTVRRVAWSPCGHFLASASFDGTTCVWRRHEHGFEVVASLEGHENEVKSVAWAPSGALLATCSRDKSVWVWEVDEEEQEFECVSVLSAHSQDVKHVVWHPSQELLASASYDDTVRLYREDEDDWVCCATLEGHTSTVWAVAWERSGQRLVSCSDDRTLRVWQRAQGHGEGHGSEHSWQCVCTLSGYHGRSIYDVAWCHLTGAVATACGDDAVRVFEEVAPASPGSPVTFCLAAQVPRAHAQDANGVAWHPREPGLLASCGDDGTVAFWRYQRPDGL; encoded by the exons atgcCCGAGGCGCTGTCGCTGCTGTGCCGCATCTCGGCGCACCCCGAGTCCCGCTGCTGGGCCCTGGCCTGGAGCCCCAGCGGGGCCCTGCTGGCGTCCTGCGGCGGGGACCGGACCGTGCGGGTGTGGGGACGGGAGG gctcGGGCTGGGCGTGCCGGGCGGTGCTGGCGGACGGGCACCAGCGCACGGTGCGCAGGGTGGCATGGTCGCCCTGCGGGCACTTCCTGGCCTCGGCCAGCTTCGATGGCACCACCTGCGTCTGGCGGCGGCACGAGCACGGCTTCGAG gtggTGGCCTCGCTGGAGGGACACGAGAACGAGGTGAAGTCGGTGGCCTGGGCACCCTCGGGGGCACTGCTGGCCACCTGCAGCCGCGACAAGAGCGTCTGGGTCTGGGAGG TGGACGAGGAGGAGCAGGAGTTCGAGTGTGTCAGCGTGCTCAGCGCCCACAGCCAGGATGTCAAACACGTGGTGTGGCACCCCAGCCAGGag ctgctggcCAGCGCCAGCTACGATGACACGGTGCGGCTGTACCGCGAGGACGAGGACGACTGGGTGTGCTGTGCCACCCTGGAGGGACACACGTCCACCGTGTGGGCAGTGGCCTGGGAGCGCTCCGGCCAGCGCCTGGTGTCCTGCAGCGATGACCGCACCCTGCGCGTGTGGCAGCGCGCCCAGGGACACGGTGAGGGACACG gctCGGAGCACAGCTGGCAGTGTGTCTGCACCCTGTCCGGGTACCACGGGCGCAGCATCTACGACGTGGCCTG GTGCCACCTGACGGGCGCGGTGGCCACGGCGTGCGGTGACGACGCGGTGCGGGTGTTCGAGGAGGTGGCCCCGGCGTCCCCGGGGTCGCCGGTGACCTTCTGCCTGGCGGCGCAGGTGCCGCGGGCGCACGCCCAGGACGCCAACGGCGTGGCCTGGCACCCGCGGGAGCCGGGGCTGCTGGCGTCCTGCGGCGATGACGGCACCGTCGCCTTCTGGCGCTACCAGCGCCCCGACGGCCTCTGA
- the CIAO1 gene encoding probable cytosolic iron-sulfur protein assembly protein CIAO1 isoform X2 encodes MPEALSLLCRISAHPESRCWALAWSPSGALLASCGGDRTVRVWGREGSGWACRAVLADGHQRTVRRVAWSPCGHFLASASFDGTTCVWRRHEHGFEVVASLEGHENEVKSVAWAPSGALLATCSRDKSVWVWEVDEEEQEFECVSVLSAHSQDVKHVVWHPSQELLASASYDDTVRLYREDEDDWVCCATLEGHTSTVWAVAWERSGQRLVSCSDDRTLRVWQRAQGHGSEHSWQCVCTLSGYHGRSIYDVAWCHLTGAVATACGDDAVRVFEEVAPASPGSPVTFCLAAQVPRAHAQDANGVAWHPREPGLLASCGDDGTVAFWRYQRPDGL; translated from the exons atgcCCGAGGCGCTGTCGCTGCTGTGCCGCATCTCGGCGCACCCCGAGTCCCGCTGCTGGGCCCTGGCCTGGAGCCCCAGCGGGGCCCTGCTGGCGTCCTGCGGCGGGGACCGGACCGTGCGGGTGTGGGGACGGGAGG gctcGGGCTGGGCGTGCCGGGCGGTGCTGGCGGACGGGCACCAGCGCACGGTGCGCAGGGTGGCATGGTCGCCCTGCGGGCACTTCCTGGCCTCGGCCAGCTTCGATGGCACCACCTGCGTCTGGCGGCGGCACGAGCACGGCTTCGAG gtggTGGCCTCGCTGGAGGGACACGAGAACGAGGTGAAGTCGGTGGCCTGGGCACCCTCGGGGGCACTGCTGGCCACCTGCAGCCGCGACAAGAGCGTCTGGGTCTGGGAGG TGGACGAGGAGGAGCAGGAGTTCGAGTGTGTCAGCGTGCTCAGCGCCCACAGCCAGGATGTCAAACACGTGGTGTGGCACCCCAGCCAGGag ctgctggcCAGCGCCAGCTACGATGACACGGTGCGGCTGTACCGCGAGGACGAGGACGACTGGGTGTGCTGTGCCACCCTGGAGGGACACACGTCCACCGTGTGGGCAGTGGCCTGGGAGCGCTCCGGCCAGCGCCTGGTGTCCTGCAGCGATGACCGCACCCTGCGCGTGTGGCAGCGCGCCCAGGGACACG gctCGGAGCACAGCTGGCAGTGTGTCTGCACCCTGTCCGGGTACCACGGGCGCAGCATCTACGACGTGGCCTG GTGCCACCTGACGGGCGCGGTGGCCACGGCGTGCGGTGACGACGCGGTGCGGGTGTTCGAGGAGGTGGCCCCGGCGTCCCCGGGGTCGCCGGTGACCTTCTGCCTGGCGGCGCAGGTGCCGCGGGCGCACGCCCAGGACGCCAACGGCGTGGCCTGGCACCCGCGGGAGCCGGGGCTGCTGGCGTCCTGCGGCGATGACGGCACCGTCGCCTTCTGGCGCTACCAGCGCCCCGACGGCCTCTGA